Proteins encoded by one window of Fusarium graminearum PH-1 chromosome 1, whole genome shotgun sequence:
- a CDS encoding 40S ribosomal protein MRP2 yields the protein MSMFRAKKLDLGCFVNVRTLRDHTKRKVFEAHETERQALRYIIRNTTLPPRVRAEAQLQLTQMHCYTRPTQIRNRCIMGGQGRGILSDFKLSRYNFRMEAMAGNLPGVKRASW from the exons atgtcgaTGTTCCgcgccaagaagctcgatcTGGGCTGCTTTGTTAACGTCCGAACCCTACGCGATCACACCAAACGCAAGGTCTTTGAGGCCCACGAGACAGAGCG ACAAGCTCTCCGATACATCATCCGCAACACAACCCTCCCTCCCCGAGTCCGCGCCGAAGCCCAGCTCCAATTGACGCAGATGCACTGCTACACCCGACCTACGCAGATCCGAAACAGATGTATCATGGGTGGACAGGGACGAGGTATTCTGAGCGACTTTAAGCTATCACGA TACAACTTCCGAATGGAGGCCATGGCTGGAAACTTGCCCGGTGTCAAGAGAGCCAGTTGGTAA
- a CDS encoding pre-mRNA splicing factor CWC25: MGGGDLNLKKSFHPALRRNQQAVWDEEQKALAERKRTQQRLDEIKEERAKEEVQRQLEAAGGKKKVDRVEWMYQGPNDGQTGTTEETEAYLLGKRRIDNLIKGTEHKKLEKDAGTESFMALQNANTARDTAAKIREDPLLAIKRQEQAAYEAMMNDPARRRQLLASRGIDEDKKDKSRRKEDRHRRRHRHRSADGEDRHHRRRRSYSRSQSPRRRDGSREDRHRRRRDDSRDRHSRRRRDGSDEEGRRDRDNRSGGDRHRHDGDRRHSDEPRDERRDNRRDERPRDNNRQYSRRSYPSDRRPRHNEEDDKAKEEERQRKLAAMQSAATELDVDRQERLADLEKREQAAREADNKARERGGDRGFVNKLHQQAEHKGLAERMGGARRGYQKDDD, from the coding sequence caatggGCGGCGGCGATCTCAACTTGAAAAAGTCCTTCCATCCCGCGCTTCGGCGCAATCAACAGGCCGTTTGGGATGAGGAGCAAAAGGCCCTCGCCGAACGAAAACGAACCCAGCAGCGcctcgacgagatcaaaGAAGAGCGCGCAAAGGAGGAAGTGCAGCGCCAGCTCGAAGCCGCAGGCGGCAAAAAGAAAGTCGACCGTGTAGAATGGATGTATCAAGGCCCCAACGACGGGCAGACTGGCACCACTGAAGAAACCGAAGCATACCTGCTGGGAAAGCGACGCATCGATAACCTCATCAAAGGCACCGAACATAAGAAATTGGAAAAGGATGCAGGCACCGAAAGCTTTATGGCGCTGCAGAATGCGAATACTGCGCGCGACACAGCTGCCAAGATTCGCGAAGACCCGTTACTCGCGATCAAACGACAGGAACAAGCTGCCTacgaagccatgatgaacgaTCCGGCCAGGCGCCGCCAGCTACTCGCATCGAGGGGCATTGAtgaggacaagaaagacaagtcACGGAGAAAGGAGGACAGACACAGGAGGAGACATCGCCATCGCAGCGCAGATGGAGAGGACAGACACCACAGGAGAAGACGGTCTTACTCGCGATCACAAAGCCCACGTCGACGTGACGGCTCAAGAGAGGATCGGCACAGACGACGCAGGGATGATAGCAGGGACAGACATTCACGAAGAAGACGCGACGGTTCAGACGAAGAGGGTCGACGCGACAGGGATAACCGCAGCGGCGGAGACAGACATCGACACGATGGCGATAGACGACATAGCGACGAGCCTCGAGACGAGCGCCGAGACAACCGCCGTGATGAGCGTCCGCGAGACAACAACCGCCAGtactcaagaagaagctacCCCAGCGACCGTCGTCCACGCCAcaacgaagaagatgacaaggccaaggaagaagagcgccAGCGCAAACTAGCAGCTATGCAGTCTGCGGCAACTGAGCTGGACGTCGACAGGCAAGAACGCCTTGCTGATCTAGAGAAACGGGAGCAAGCGGCTAGAGAAGCAGATAATAAAGCCAGAGAGCGCGGTGGTGATCGTGGATTTGTGAATAAATTGCATCAGCAAGCTGAACACAAGGGACTGGCGGAGCGCATGGGTGGAGCACGTCGTGGATATCAAAAGGACGATGATTAA
- a CDS encoding Rho3 protein produces MPALCGGSKTVQRKLVLLGDGACGKTSLLNVFTRGYFPTVYEPTVFENYVHDIFVDNVHIELSLWDTAGQEEFDRLRSLSYDLIMLCYSVDSKDSLENVESKWVGEIADNCPGTKLVLVALKCDLREQGEDDENAAAGGESEQPREKKPMINYDQGLEVARRIGAQRYLECSAMKNRGVNEAFTEAARVALSVKKDREEGKCIVM; encoded by the exons ATGCCTGCTCTTTGTGGAGGATCCAAGACTGTTCAGCGAAAGCTGGTTCTGCTGGGTGATGGTGCTTGCGGAAAGACATCATTGCTCAACGTCTTTACTAGAGG CTACTTCCCAACGGTTTACGAACCTACGGTTTTCGAGAATTACGTTCACG ACATCTTTGTGGATAATGTCCACATCGAACTTTCTCTCTGGGATACAGCCGGCCAAGAAGAATTCGACCGATTACGATCCCTCTCCTACG ATCTCATCATGCTCTGCTACTCAGTCGACAGCAAAGACTCGCTCGAAAACGTAGAGTCCAAGTGGGTAGGCGAAATCGCCGACAACTGCCCCGGCACGAAACTCGTGCTCGTAGCCCTCAAGTGCGACCTCCGCGAGCagggcgaagacgacgaaaaCGCAGCAGCGGGCGGCGAATCAGAACAACCCcgggagaagaagccaatGATCAACTACGACCAGGGTCTCGAGGTGGCGCGTCGCATAGGCGCCCAGCGATACCTCGAGTGCTCCGCCATGAAGAACAGGGGCGTCAACGAGGCCTTTACCGAGGCTGCGCGCGTTGCTCTCAGCGTCAAGAAGGATCGCGAGGAGGGCAAGTGCATCGTCATGTGA